A region from the Pectinophora gossypiella chromosome 29, ilPecGoss1.1, whole genome shotgun sequence genome encodes:
- the LOC126379555 gene encoding uncharacterized protein LOC126379555 isoform X2, whose translation MTVVSIQGYPQPSLLGLRKEKCEKSTTSDFTKNTVSKNNEDSTKTTVKDVSNDGTTVTDSQETIKETSEVHQHSKDNESTHNTATKVQKKKARKGLFGSSDEEVTETDTVETDKTVTKDRDVTSQTTINKESKTFTNGDGSSKKTENSVDKVTSTNEKTKEDENLDKTKTQKIVKKKNQTLGLNGLVQVKKQHTDTITKTQREHEHNVKTSNSTNTTHYKTTNGTSETHDEDGYTKDSYGSSEQTSDGSSSSDESGSSDSSESVSKTSQDSVQISVLNLPPVTLEKNSDGKDKGALLKGLLKKKLHKGLLK comes from the exons ACGGTCGTCAGTATCCAAGGATACCCAC AACCCTCACTTTTGGGGCTGAGAAAGGAAAAATGCGAAAAATCTACAACATCAGACTTCACCAAAAACACAGTCTCGAAGAATAATGAAGATTCTACAAAAACGACTGTTAAGGATGTATCGAATGATGGGACAACAGTAACTGATAGTCAAGAGACAATTAAGGAAACGTCTGAAGTGCATCAGCATTCCAAAGACAATGAATCGACACATAATACTGCGACGAAGGTACAGAAGAAAAAAG caAGAAAAGGACTATTTGGATCGTCAGACGAGGAGGTGACAGAAACTGACACAGTAGAAACAGATAAAACAGTCACCAAAGACCGCGATGTGACCAGCCAAACCACTATAAATAAAGAATCAAAAACTTTTACAAATGGCGACGGGTCTTCCAAAAAGACCGAGAATAGTGTCGATAAAGTAACTAGTACTAACGAGAAGACCAAAGAAGACGAGAATCTCGATAAGACCAAGACACAGAAAATTGTCAAGAAAA AAAACCAAACCCTCGGCCTGAACGGCCTGGTGCAGGTCAAGAAGCAGCATACAGACACGATAACGAAGACACAGAGAGAGCACGAACATAATGTCAAAACCTCCAATTCTACCAACACTACACATTATAAAACTACCAACGGAACAAGCGAGACACACGATGAAGACGG GTATACTAAGGATAGTTATGGGAGCAGTGAACAAACGTCTGATGGAAGTTCTTCTAGTGATGAAAGCGGATCTTCTGATTCAAGTGAATCCGTTAGTAAAACTAGTCAAG attcAGTACAAATAAGCGTCCTGAACCTTCCACCGGTAACCCTGGAGAAGAATTCTGATGGTAAAG ataaaGGTGCTTTATTAAAAGGTTTGTTAAAGAAGAAATTACACAAAGGCCTACTAAAATAA
- the LOC126379555 gene encoding uncharacterized protein LOC126379555 isoform X1, with protein sequence MKVFVFLVIVTVVSIQGYPQPSLLGLRKEKCEKSTTSDFTKNTVSKNNEDSTKTTVKDVSNDGTTVTDSQETIKETSEVHQHSKDNESTHNTATKVQKKKARKGLFGSSDEEVTETDTVETDKTVTKDRDVTSQTTINKESKTFTNGDGSSKKTENSVDKVTSTNEKTKEDENLDKTKTQKIVKKKNQTLGLNGLVQVKKQHTDTITKTQREHEHNVKTSNSTNTTHYKTTNGTSETHDEDGYTKDSYGSSEQTSDGSSSSDESGSSDSSESVSKTSQDSVQISVLNLPPVTLEKNSDGKDKGALLKGLLKKKLHKGLLK encoded by the exons ACGGTCGTCAGTATCCAAGGATACCCAC AACCCTCACTTTTGGGGCTGAGAAAGGAAAAATGCGAAAAATCTACAACATCAGACTTCACCAAAAACACAGTCTCGAAGAATAATGAAGATTCTACAAAAACGACTGTTAAGGATGTATCGAATGATGGGACAACAGTAACTGATAGTCAAGAGACAATTAAGGAAACGTCTGAAGTGCATCAGCATTCCAAAGACAATGAATCGACACATAATACTGCGACGAAGGTACAGAAGAAAAAAG caAGAAAAGGACTATTTGGATCGTCAGACGAGGAGGTGACAGAAACTGACACAGTAGAAACAGATAAAACAGTCACCAAAGACCGCGATGTGACCAGCCAAACCACTATAAATAAAGAATCAAAAACTTTTACAAATGGCGACGGGTCTTCCAAAAAGACCGAGAATAGTGTCGATAAAGTAACTAGTACTAACGAGAAGACCAAAGAAGACGAGAATCTCGATAAGACCAAGACACAGAAAATTGTCAAGAAAA AAAACCAAACCCTCGGCCTGAACGGCCTGGTGCAGGTCAAGAAGCAGCATACAGACACGATAACGAAGACACAGAGAGAGCACGAACATAATGTCAAAACCTCCAATTCTACCAACACTACACATTATAAAACTACCAACGGAACAAGCGAGACACACGATGAAGACGG GTATACTAAGGATAGTTATGGGAGCAGTGAACAAACGTCTGATGGAAGTTCTTCTAGTGATGAAAGCGGATCTTCTGATTCAAGTGAATCCGTTAGTAAAACTAGTCAAG attcAGTACAAATAAGCGTCCTGAACCTTCCACCGGTAACCCTGGAGAAGAATTCTGATGGTAAAG ataaaGGTGCTTTATTAAAAGGTTTGTTAAAGAAGAAATTACACAAAGGCCTACTAAAATAA